Proteins from a genomic interval of Thamnophis elegans isolate rThaEle1 chromosome 2, rThaEle1.pri, whole genome shotgun sequence:
- the LOC116504056 gene encoding zinc finger SWIM domain-containing protein 4-like, translating into MRMTLNTMTWRRREMVRWLVSCATEIGVQALMNIMQNWYTLFTPIEATTIVAVTGTTHATLLRLSLGSGQRDELCSCARTLALQCAMKDPQNCALPALTLCEKNHAAFEAAYQIVLDSAASAGMGHSHLFTIARYMEHRGLPVRAYKLATLAFSHLNIAFNQDTHPALNDVLWACSLSQSLGKNELAAIVPLVIKSVQCAPMLSDILHRWSLPPPGLASMGGGRRGAGGTGTGGKLFAMDKAPLCQLLEAAMAAYISTTHSRLTHISPRHYGEFIEFLGKARETFLMAHEGHLRFSQFLDNLKQTYKGKKKLMLLVRERFG; encoded by the exons ATGCGTATGACGCTCAACACCATGACCTGGCGACGCAGGGAAATGGTTCGCTGGTTGGTCAGCTGTGCTACTGAGATAG GAGTCCAGGCCCTAATGAATATTATGCAGAATTGGTACACGCTCTTCACACCTATCGAGGCTACAACTATCGTGGCAGTGACCGGGACCACACATGCCACATTGCTAAGGCTGAGCCTGGGTTCAGGGCAACGGGATGAGCTGTGCAGTTGTGCCCGGACACTGGCGTTGCAATGCGCCATGAAGGACCCGCAAAACTGTGCCTTGCCAGCCCTGACCCTATGTGAGAAGAACCACGCGGCCTTCGAGGCAGCCTACCAGATTGTGCTAGATTCCGCAGCCTCAGCTGGCATGGGCCACTCCCACCTGTTCACCATCGCCCGGTATATGGAGCACCGCGGGCTGCCTGTTCGTGCCTACAAGCTGGCTACCTTGGCCTTCTCGCACCTCAACATTGCTTTCAACCAGGACACCCATCCAGCGCTCAACGACGTCCTGTGGGCCTGCTCCCTCAGCCAGTCCCTGGGGAAGAACGAGTTGGCGGCCATCGTCCCGCTCGTCATCAAGAGCGTGCAGTGCGCCCCCATGCTCTCCGACATCTTGCACCGTTGGAGCCTTCCTCCCCCAGGTCTCGCTTCGATGGGCGGAGGGCGCCGTGGGGCAGGCGGCACGGGTACCGGCGGGAAGCTCTTCGCCATGGACAAGGCCCCTCTCTGTCAGCTGCTGGAGGCCGCCATGGCGGCTTACATCAGCACCACCCACTCACGCCTGACCCACATCAGCCCACGGCACTACGGCGAATTCATTGAGTTCCTGGGGAAAGCCCGCGAAACTTTCCTGATGGCCCACGAAGGGCATCTACGCTTCAGCCAGTTCCTTGACAACCTCAAACAAACTTACAAGGGCAAGAAAAAACTTATGTTGCTCGTTCGGGAACGGTTTGGCTAG